A genomic region of Leptolyngbya sp. NIES-2104 contains the following coding sequences:
- a CDS encoding DUF4910 domain-containing protein — protein sequence MNITDLKTVLNPEAIGQDLHCFAAELYPICRSITGDGFRETLRQIERFIPLKRFEVPTGTQVFDWTVPREWNIRDAYVKNSNDDRIIDFQQHNLHIVNYSIPVHQTMSLEELKPHLFSLPHHPDWIPYRTSYYKDTWGFCLTHKQLLELPEDQYEVCIDSTLEAGNLTYGEYYLPGEIEDEVLISCHACHPSLANDNLSGIAIAVHLAKSLSEIAHRYSYRFIFIPATIGSITWLSQNEDQVHRIKHGLVLSCLGDPGKSTYKKSRQGDAEIDRAVSHVLQHSEQDYNLIDFFPYGYDERQFCSPGFNLPVGCFMRSPNSKFPEYHTSADNLDFIQPEHLTDSFLKCVNVLSVLEHNRVYVNQNPKCEPQLGRRGLYRSIGGASGTGLNELALLWTLNLSDGQHSLLDIAERSGFEFDAIRRVAEALIETDLLKDAIDL from the coding sequence ATGAACATCACTGACCTCAAGACAGTTCTAAATCCTGAAGCGATCGGTCAAGATCTCCATTGTTTTGCTGCCGAACTCTATCCGATTTGTCGCAGCATCACAGGCGATGGATTTCGGGAAACACTGCGTCAGATTGAGCGCTTTATTCCACTGAAGCGGTTTGAAGTGCCAACGGGGACACAAGTGTTTGATTGGACGGTGCCGCGTGAGTGGAACATTCGGGATGCGTATGTGAAGAACTCAAACGACGATCGCATTATCGATTTCCAGCAGCACAATCTTCACATTGTCAATTACAGCATTCCAGTGCATCAAACGATGTCTCTAGAAGAGCTAAAGCCGCATCTATTTAGCTTGCCTCATCATCCCGATTGGATTCCCTATCGCACGTCTTACTACAAAGATACTTGGGGATTCTGTCTGACTCATAAGCAGTTACTAGAACTGCCAGAGGATCAGTACGAAGTTTGCATTGATTCGACTTTAGAAGCTGGAAATCTAACGTACGGTGAGTATTACTTGCCGGGTGAGATTGAAGATGAAGTGCTGATTTCTTGTCATGCTTGCCATCCATCTTTGGCGAATGACAACCTATCGGGAATTGCGATCGCAGTTCATCTCGCCAAATCCCTGAGCGAAATTGCTCATCGCTATTCGTACCGTTTCATCTTCATTCCAGCGACGATCGGGTCAATCACTTGGCTGAGTCAAAATGAAGACCAAGTTCACCGAATCAAGCATGGTTTGGTGTTAAGCTGCTTGGGTGATCCTGGAAAATCGACCTACAAGAAAAGTCGTCAAGGCGATGCAGAAATCGATCGTGCTGTAAGTCATGTGCTCCAACACTCAGAGCAGGACTACAACCTCATTGATTTCTTTCCGTATGGCTACGATGAGCGACAGTTTTGTTCACCTGGATTCAACTTACCGGTTGGGTGTTTTATGCGATCGCCGAACAGTAAGTTTCCGGAGTATCACACTTCAGCGGACAATCTCGATTTCATTCAACCTGAACATCTCACAGATTCGTTTTTGAAATGCGTAAACGTATTGTCGGTGTTGGAACATAACCGAGTGTATGTCAACCAAAATCCGAAGTGTGAACCACAACTGGGACGACGAGGGCTTTATCGATCGATAGGAGGAGCATCGGGAACCGGATTAAATGAACTCGCGCTGCTGTGGACGTTGAATCTATCAGATGGACAGCATTCATTGTTGGATATTGCAGAGCGATCGGGGTTTGAGTTTGATGCAATTAGACGAGTTGCAGAAGCGCTGATCGAAACCGACTTGTTGAAAGACGCGATCGATTTGTGA
- a CDS encoding class I SAM-dependent methyltransferase → MSGSNCRFCSSPLHHTFVDLGMSPLCQTHITPEQLNEMEPFYPLHTYVCENCFLVQLQEFVSPQDIFTEYAYFSSYVDALLKNASDYSDLMVERFGFGSHSKVVEIASNDGYLLQYFHKKGIPVLGVEPAVNVSQVAKDKGIPVVNKFFGVQTATELAADGKADLLLGNNVLAHVPDINDFVGGMKIMLKPDGVITMEFPHLMRLMEENQFDTIYHEHFSYLSFMAVNRIFAHHGLTLFDVQEIPIHGGSLRIYARHTEDESKPIDDRVTELLERERAAGFDKLETYANFTEQVKETKRKLLEFLVTAKQKGKTIAGYGAPGKGNTLLNYCGIRTDFLDYTVDRNPYKQNKFTPGTHIPIYSPDKIRETKPDYLLILPWNVKDEIMEQVSYIREWGGQFVVPIPEVKVYA, encoded by the coding sequence ATGAGTGGTTCAAATTGTCGGTTTTGTAGCTCACCGCTGCATCATACATTTGTTGACTTGGGAATGTCACCGCTGTGCCAAACCCATATTACTCCAGAGCAATTAAATGAGATGGAGCCGTTCTATCCACTCCATACTTATGTTTGTGAGAATTGCTTTTTGGTGCAATTACAGGAGTTTGTCAGTCCCCAAGACATCTTTACTGAGTACGCTTATTTTTCCTCGTATGTGGATGCGCTACTGAAGAATGCGAGTGACTACAGCGATCTGATGGTGGAGCGGTTCGGGTTCGGATCTCACAGCAAAGTGGTTGAGATTGCAAGTAATGACGGTTATTTGTTGCAGTACTTCCACAAGAAAGGCATTCCGGTATTAGGCGTTGAACCTGCGGTGAATGTTTCCCAAGTCGCTAAAGATAAGGGCATTCCAGTCGTCAACAAGTTCTTTGGAGTGCAAACAGCGACGGAACTAGCAGCCGATGGTAAGGCAGATTTGCTGCTGGGTAACAATGTCCTTGCTCATGTGCCAGACATCAATGATTTCGTTGGTGGCATGAAGATTATGCTGAAGCCTGACGGGGTGATCACGATGGAATTTCCCCATTTGATGCGCCTGATGGAAGAAAACCAGTTCGATACGATCTATCACGAGCATTTCTCTTATCTGTCATTTATGGCAGTGAACCGGATTTTTGCACATCATGGTTTAACGCTGTTCGACGTGCAGGAGATTCCGATTCATGGGGGTTCTCTGCGGATTTATGCTCGTCACACCGAGGATGAATCGAAGCCGATCGACGATCGCGTCACTGAACTGCTAGAGCGTGAAAGAGCAGCAGGATTCGACAAACTCGAAACCTATGCGAACTTCACTGAGCAAGTGAAAGAGACTAAGCGAAAATTGCTAGAGTTCTTGGTCACAGCGAAACAGAAAGGGAAAACGATCGCGGGTTATGGTGCACCCGGAAAAGGCAATACCTTGCTGAACTACTGTGGAATTCGGACGGATTTTCTCGATTACACGGTCGATCGCAATCCTTACAAGCAAAACAAGTTCACTCCCGGAACTCACATTCCCATCTATTCTCCGGACAAGATCCGAGAAACAAAACCAGACTATCTGTTGATTCTTCCCTGGAACGTCAAAGACGAAATTATGGAGCAAGTCTCCTACATTCGTGAGTGGGGCGGTCAGTTCGTGGTTCCTATCCCTGAAGTTAAAGTCTACGCCTAG
- a CDS encoding glucose-1-phosphate cytidylyltransferase translates to MKVVLFCGGLGTRLRDYSEKIPKPMVNIGYRPILWHLMKYYAHYGHKDFILCLGYKADYIKEYFLNYNECLSNDFVLSAGGKQVQMIGSDIHDWRITFVDTGLYSNIGQRLKAVEKYLEGEEMFLANYSDGLSNLPLDDFINHFMRHDKIASFLSVKPTQTFHVVSSQEDGLVTSIEHVNNADLRINGGFFALKTEIFRYMQSGEELVLEPFQRLIEKEQLLAYNYDGFWTCMDTFRDKQNLDDLYSQGNPPWEVWKTRKTL, encoded by the coding sequence ATGAAAGTTGTATTGTTTTGTGGCGGTCTAGGCACTCGATTGAGAGACTATTCGGAAAAGATTCCGAAACCAATGGTCAACATCGGATATCGCCCGATTTTGTGGCACTTGATGAAGTATTACGCGCACTACGGTCACAAAGACTTCATTCTGTGTCTCGGTTACAAAGCGGACTACATCAAAGAGTACTTCTTGAACTACAACGAATGTCTTTCCAATGACTTTGTACTGTCGGCAGGCGGTAAGCAAGTTCAAATGATTGGCAGTGACATTCACGATTGGAGAATCACCTTTGTTGACACGGGATTGTACTCGAACATTGGACAACGCCTGAAAGCGGTTGAAAAGTACCTCGAAGGCGAAGAAATGTTCCTGGCTAACTACAGTGATGGTTTGAGCAATTTGCCACTCGATGACTTTATCAATCACTTCATGCGGCATGACAAAATCGCTAGTTTCCTGTCAGTGAAGCCGACTCAGACCTTTCACGTTGTGTCTTCGCAGGAAGATGGTTTGGTCACGAGCATTGAACACGTCAACAATGCGGATCTGCGGATCAATGGGGGTTTCTTTGCCCTCAAAACTGAGATTTTCAGATATATGCAGTCAGGTGAGGAATTGGTGCTGGAGCCGTTCCAACGATTGATCGAGAAAGAGCAATTGCTTGCTTACAACTATGACGGCTTCTGGACTTGTATGGATACATTTCGAGACAAGCAAAACTTGGATGATCTGTATTCTCAAGGAAATCCGCCTTGGGAAGTTTGGAAGACTCGCAAAACGCTCTAG
- a CDS encoding PIG-L deacetylase family protein, producing the protein MLKLMFDRGKDAEYRILCLGAHCDDIEIGCGGTILRLIEEYPNAVFYWVVFSSSEVRSKEAFESADRFLAGAKVENIVVKNFRNSFFPFVGTEIKEYFNELSQAFSPDLILTHYKHDAHQDHRVISDLTWNSYRNHLVLEYEIPKYDGDIGNPNFYVPLSEAICQRKIQTLMGMFETQKNRQWFTEDTFQAILRLRGIEANSPSKFAEAFYSRKLVF; encoded by the coding sequence ATGCTGAAACTGATGTTCGATCGAGGAAAAGACGCAGAATACCGAATTCTATGTCTCGGTGCTCATTGTGATGATATCGAGATTGGTTGTGGTGGAACGATTCTACGACTGATCGAAGAGTATCCGAATGCAGTATTTTACTGGGTGGTGTTTAGCTCTAGTGAAGTACGATCGAAAGAAGCATTCGAGAGTGCCGATCGATTTCTAGCAGGCGCGAAAGTTGAAAACATCGTTGTGAAGAACTTTCGCAATAGCTTTTTCCCGTTTGTGGGAACGGAAATCAAAGAGTACTTTAATGAACTCAGCCAAGCATTTTCACCAGATTTGATTCTGACGCACTACAAGCACGATGCTCACCAAGATCATCGGGTAATTTCTGATCTGACCTGGAATAGCTATCGAAATCACTTAGTGCTGGAATACGAAATTCCAAAATACGATGGTGATATTGGCAATCCGAACTTTTATGTGCCGCTCAGCGAAGCGATTTGTCAGCGGAAGATTCAAACTTTGATGGGTATGTTTGAAACTCAGAAAAATCGGCAGTGGTTTACTGAAGATACGTTTCAGGCGATTTTGAGATTACGCGGGATCGAAGCAAATTCTCCTAGCAAATTTGCAGAAGCGTTTTATAGTCGTAAATTAGTGTTTTAA
- a CDS encoding DUF4114 domain-containing protein, with the protein MKSKFLTGFAVTAATMTGALIHAPSASAFNWSSSWTQPTIYSKEQAGFDDAPYQKYVQQERVAIPNSEQFLLDPTKLNLKFAHDVSVSFINEGAGFRNQLAFTSTGTTNTSGLIFNDISCSGAGCVGAWGGNALKLGDTVKLGNINGGSLLDFGLKANGFSGGTNIFGTQTGQNADGLQHVVAYAIGTRHILLGFEDLYGALGATGGKNQNSDRDFNDAVFVVDVGEKNLRVLKGEKVPEPSIVLSLLGLGAAGLVARRRQNNPAE; encoded by the coding sequence ATGAAAAGCAAATTTTTGACTGGTTTCGCCGTGACTGCTGCCACAATGACTGGAGCTTTGATTCATGCTCCTTCTGCGTCTGCGTTTAATTGGAGTAGCTCCTGGACGCAGCCCACCATCTACAGCAAAGAGCAAGCCGGATTCGATGACGCTCCTTATCAAAAATACGTTCAGCAAGAGCGCGTCGCGATTCCAAACAGCGAACAATTTCTGCTTGATCCCACCAAATTGAATCTGAAATTTGCTCATGATGTGAGCGTTTCTTTCATTAATGAAGGGGCTGGATTCCGCAACCAACTCGCTTTCACTTCCACCGGAACCACAAACACATCAGGGCTGATCTTCAACGATATTTCCTGCTCAGGTGCAGGCTGTGTCGGTGCTTGGGGCGGTAATGCTCTCAAACTGGGCGACACTGTGAAACTGGGCAACATTAACGGCGGATCTCTGCTTGATTTCGGATTGAAAGCTAATGGTTTTAGCGGCGGAACCAACATTTTCGGTACACAGACCGGTCAGAACGCAGACGGACTGCAACACGTTGTAGCGTACGCGATCGGTACTCGTCACATCCTGCTGGGCTTTGAAGACCTGTACGGTGCATTGGGCGCGACGGGTGGCAAAAATCAGAACTCCGATCGCGATTTCAATGATGCAGTCTTCGTTGTGGATGTTGGTGAGAAAAACTTGAGAGTGCTCAAGGGTGAAAAAGTGCCTGAACCGTCGATCGTTCTTTCGCTGCTTGGTCTGGGTGCTGCGGGTCTGGTGGCTCGTCGTCGTCAAAACAATCCCGCTGAGTAG
- a CDS encoding NAD-dependent epimerase/dehydratase family protein, producing the protein MSATSSVGVSLNEENLMTQTKTQQRAKDIIAEDLDYICGNLAEEFGAMAGKNLLITGGAGFLGYYFVLSVLHWNQKHDSAQQIRVTVYDNYSRGVPTWLTNLKDDPTLTLLKHDLRHPLPSDMGDFQYIIHAASIASPTFYRKDPIGTMDANVNGLRNLLEYFKNQRDQGKEVGGFLFFSSSEIYGDPTPENIPTPEDYRGNVSCTGPRACYDEAKRYGETLCVNFAQQYDLPIKSARPFNNYGPGLKITDRRLLPDFARDVFSGRDITMLSDGSPKRTFCYSADSITGYYKVLVKGHPGEAYNIGIETPEISVAELAERVVAFSKELFGYQGKVVRKVSEDKDYLIDNPNRRCPVIEKARTHLGYNPTISIEEGLRRSLIWYQDNQEAEDA; encoded by the coding sequence ATGAGTGCAACGAGTAGTGTAGGTGTAAGCCTCAACGAAGAGAATTTAATGACCCAAACCAAGACTCAACAACGCGCAAAAGACATTATTGCTGAAGACCTAGACTATATCTGCGGCAACTTAGCAGAAGAGTTTGGAGCAATGGCAGGCAAGAATCTGCTGATTACAGGTGGTGCAGGTTTTCTAGGCTACTACTTTGTACTCTCTGTCTTGCACTGGAACCAAAAGCACGATTCTGCTCAACAGATTCGCGTCACGGTTTACGATAACTATTCGCGGGGTGTTCCCACTTGGTTGACGAATTTGAAAGACGATCCGACTTTGACATTGTTAAAGCATGATCTGAGACACCCGTTACCGTCAGACATGGGAGACTTTCAGTACATTATTCATGCAGCCTCGATCGCGTCTCCGACGTTCTACCGCAAAGACCCGATCGGCACAATGGATGCCAATGTGAACGGGCTTCGCAATCTCCTGGAATATTTCAAAAATCAGCGCGATCAGGGTAAAGAAGTCGGCGGTTTCTTGTTCTTCTCTAGCAGCGAGATCTACGGCGACCCCACACCCGAAAACATTCCCACGCCTGAAGACTATCGCGGCAATGTTTCCTGTACAGGTCCTCGTGCTTGCTATGACGAAGCAAAACGGTATGGTGAAACGCTGTGTGTGAACTTCGCTCAGCAGTATGATTTACCAATTAAATCAGCTCGTCCGTTTAATAACTACGGACCTGGATTGAAAATTACCGATCGACGTTTGCTGCCTGATTTTGCTCGTGATGTGTTCAGCGGTAGAGATATTACAATGCTGTCTGATGGCTCACCCAAACGAACCTTTTGCTATTCAGCGGACTCGATCACAGGCTACTACAAAGTGCTAGTCAAAGGTCATCCGGGAGAAGCTTACAACATTGGGATTGAAACTCCAGAAATCTCAGTTGCAGAACTAGCAGAACGAGTCGTTGCATTCTCGAAAGAACTATTCGGATACCAAGGCAAAGTAGTTCGCAAAGTCAGCGAGGACAAAGACTATCTCATTGATAATCCGAATCGTCGTTGTCCAGTGATTGAGAAAGCGAGAACTCATTTGGGTTACAATCCAACGATCTCGATCGAAGAAGGGCTTCGTCGATCGCTGATTTGGTATCAAGACAACCAAGAAGCGGAGGACGCATAA
- a CDS encoding VanZ family protein: MSYSSPRRSSFITFSSILLIVLVTLLPFNFTAEGVTLGFAIRSFFYHASGFSDIVGNVFLFLPFGLDVAYELRQRRVKKRSTIFLVAGLSLLLSLTVETLQVFLPWRASSWIDLCTNTTGGTLGAILYLLWCHFFPNAARIIPNWIRRLSPQLLASLLILWIVFVFGICFVLQQRLKFGTWDFSIASLFMIYGCFFVPLGILLALIFTVRRRDIKFYLVLSAMSIVLPGIMIEVFLRGTEIRETNVLVSMMIPFFTMLVVRSRLIYLFE; encoded by the coding sequence ATGAGCTATTCTTCGCCCCGTCGATCGAGTTTTATCACGTTCAGCAGTATTCTACTGATTGTGCTGGTGACGCTACTGCCGTTTAACTTCACCGCAGAAGGTGTAACGCTTGGATTTGCCATTCGTAGCTTTTTCTACCACGCCAGCGGATTTAGCGATATTGTTGGAAACGTTTTTCTTTTCCTACCGTTTGGGTTGGATGTCGCTTACGAACTTCGCCAACGACGGGTGAAAAAGCGATCGACAATTTTCCTAGTGGCTGGATTAAGTTTGCTGCTTTCTCTCACGGTAGAAACTTTACAGGTGTTTTTGCCTTGGAGGGCTTCGAGCTGGATTGATCTCTGCACGAATACCACAGGCGGCACATTAGGAGCAATTCTTTATTTATTGTGGTGTCACTTCTTCCCGAATGCAGCCCGAATTATTCCGAATTGGATTCGTCGTTTGTCTCCTCAGTTATTAGCGAGTTTATTAATTCTGTGGATTGTTTTTGTATTCGGAATTTGCTTTGTGCTTCAGCAGAGATTGAAGTTTGGAACCTGGGACTTTTCGATCGCTTCTCTATTCATGATTTACGGATGTTTCTTTGTTCCGCTCGGAATCTTACTTGCACTGATTTTTACTGTGAGGCGCAGAGATATAAAGTTTTATCTGGTTCTATCTGCAATGTCGATCGTGCTTCCAGGAATCATGATTGAGGTATTTCTAAGAGGAACAGAAATCAGAGAAACGAATGTTTTAGTCAGTATGATGATTCCATTTTTTACAATGCTGGTGGTTCGGAGTCGTCTCATTTATTTGTTTGAATAA
- a CDS encoding phytanoyl-CoA dioxygenase family protein encodes MHTVFFDSPVRDDVRRERIYDGQLFLFSPRPSMLALCEHAREMIEAAFAPLDPTMAQHELSVEEFVAIAAPLKPGFIHHPKSKQLIQKILEEYGYDLEKTYFDVPRLKIITSHAYLTAGVGYPFHPHRDTWYCAPPSQVNWWLPVYEFESESSMAFHPNYWSQGVKNSSSDFNYYDYNNTGRKNAAQHIKKDTRFQPRAEEPVEIDPQVRLVCEVGGVMLFSGAQMHSTVPNTSGRTRFSIDFRTVHIDDLIAKKGALNIDNASTGTALRDFMRGSDLARLPEEVVALYEDTPPPEGDLVFQPPAAVLSSY; translated from the coding sequence ATGCACACTGTTTTCTTTGATTCCCCGGTTCGTGACGATGTTAGACGTGAGCGAATTTACGACGGTCAGCTTTTTCTCTTTTCGCCCCGTCCAAGTATGTTGGCACTCTGTGAACATGCGCGTGAAATGATCGAGGCGGCGTTTGCTCCCCTTGATCCGACAATGGCACAGCATGAATTAAGCGTTGAGGAATTTGTTGCGATCGCGGCTCCTCTGAAACCCGGCTTTATTCATCACCCTAAATCAAAACAACTGATTCAAAAAATTCTTGAAGAATACGGCTACGACTTAGAAAAAACTTATTTCGATGTTCCGCGCCTGAAGATAATCACCAGCCACGCTTATCTCACCGCAGGCGTTGGTTATCCATTCCATCCGCATCGAGATACTTGGTACTGTGCGCCTCCAAGCCAAGTCAATTGGTGGCTTCCTGTGTATGAGTTTGAGTCAGAAAGCTCGATGGCATTCCACCCGAATTACTGGAGCCAAGGAGTCAAGAATAGTTCGAGCGACTTCAACTATTATGATTACAACAATACAGGGCGCAAGAATGCGGCTCAACACATCAAGAAAGATACGCGATTCCAGCCTCGTGCAGAAGAACCTGTAGAGATTGATCCTCAAGTTCGATTGGTGTGTGAAGTCGGTGGTGTGATGTTGTTCTCTGGTGCACAGATGCACTCAACCGTTCCGAATACCTCTGGACGAACTCGCTTTAGTATCGATTTCAGAACAGTTCACATTGATGATTTGATTGCTAAAAAAGGTGCACTGAATATCGATAATGCTTCGACTGGAACTGCACTGAGAGATTTTATGAGAGGAAGCGACCTAGCTCGATTGCCTGAAGAAGTCGTCGCACTCTATGAAGATACGCCACCTCCTGAAGGTGACTTAGTGTTTCAACCGCCTGCTGCCGTACTGTCTTCCTACTAG
- a CDS encoding UDP-glucose/GDP-mannose dehydrogenase family protein, giving the protein MRVSIIGTGYVGLVSGVCFAEKGHEVVCVDVDQSKVDKINQGISPFYEPGLNELLERNIHSGLKATIDFRQAILDTELSLIAVGTPFDGKEVDLTYVKQVAQQIGEALREKSTYHLVVVKSTVVPGTTDQVVLPILEAASGKKAGVDFGVGMNPEFLTEGEAIDDFMYPDRIVLGGIDERSIDQLDALYTGFEGVDRLRTNNSTAEMIKYTSNSLLALLISFSNEVGNLCAAIGNTDIVEVMKGVHNSRYLTTVLPNGGASGSGEPVRVVPPITSFLAAGCGFGGSCLPKDVKALIAHGEKYQSPMPLLDAVIRVNQSQPQQVIARLNKHFPSLDGVKIAILGLSFRPNTNDMRETPAIPLIKALKAQNATLKAYDPVANSEAAKLLAPDEVELCDSLQSAIEGVDAIVLVTRWDEFRSVPDLIAQLNPQPVFVDGRRMLDKHSIERYEGIGL; this is encoded by the coding sequence ATGCGAGTTTCAATCATTGGAACAGGCTATGTGGGTTTGGTTTCAGGGGTTTGTTTTGCTGAGAAAGGGCACGAAGTGGTCTGTGTTGATGTTGATCAATCGAAGGTAGACAAGATCAATCAAGGCATTTCTCCGTTCTATGAGCCTGGACTGAATGAACTGTTAGAGCGCAACATTCATTCGGGTCTTAAAGCAACGATTGATTTCCGTCAAGCCATTCTTGATACTGAGCTTTCTTTGATCGCTGTTGGAACTCCGTTTGATGGAAAAGAGGTTGATCTCACTTATGTCAAGCAAGTTGCTCAGCAAATTGGTGAAGCACTGAGAGAGAAATCAACCTACCACTTGGTTGTGGTGAAAAGTACTGTAGTTCCTGGAACGACAGACCAGGTTGTTCTACCGATTCTAGAAGCGGCTTCAGGCAAGAAAGCGGGCGTTGACTTCGGTGTGGGAATGAATCCGGAATTTCTCACCGAGGGAGAAGCGATCGATGATTTTATGTATCCCGATCGCATTGTGCTTGGCGGCATTGATGAACGCAGTATTGATCAGTTGGATGCACTCTACACCGGATTTGAGGGAGTCGATCGACTCAGAACGAACAATTCCACCGCTGAGATGATTAAGTACACCTCGAATTCGTTGTTGGCACTGTTGATTTCCTTCTCAAATGAGGTTGGTAATCTCTGTGCAGCAATTGGAAACACCGACATCGTAGAAGTGATGAAGGGTGTACACAACAGCCGCTATTTGACGACTGTATTACCGAATGGCGGTGCCTCTGGCTCAGGTGAACCTGTCCGCGTTGTTCCCCCGATTACGAGCTTCCTTGCCGCTGGTTGCGGATTTGGAGGAAGCTGCCTACCCAAAGACGTGAAAGCTTTGATTGCTCATGGTGAGAAATATCAAAGTCCGATGCCCTTGTTAGATGCTGTGATCCGAGTCAATCAATCTCAACCTCAGCAAGTGATTGCTCGGTTAAACAAGCATTTTCCGTCACTTGATGGCGTGAAAATTGCAATCTTAGGTCTATCTTTTAGACCGAATACGAATGATATGCGCGAAACGCCAGCGATTCCCTTGATCAAGGCATTGAAAGCACAAAATGCAACACTTAAAGCCTACGATCCGGTTGCGAACTCAGAAGCAGCAAAGCTACTCGCTCCCGATGAAGTAGAACTCTGCGATAGCTTACAAAGCGCGATCGAAGGCGTGGATGCGATCGTGCTTGTAACCCGTTGGGATGAATTCCGATCCGTTCCTGATTTAATTGCTCAACTCAATCCACAGCCTGTGTTTGTCGATGGTCGTCGGATGTTGGATAAACATTCGATCGAGCGCTACGAAGGCATTGGACTGTAG
- a CDS encoding inositol monophosphatase family protein translates to MQYIYEAEIAIAAAKQAASLCESVRHSLEFASVDKPDRSPVTIADFAAQAVICHQLKKAFPEDAIVAEESAALLYKSPAQLAKVTELVQALISDATPEQVTAWIDFGQGKVEERFWTLDPIDGTKGFLRGDQYAIAIALIESGEVKLGVMACPAFKEGCLFVGIRGQGTRRISLKTGESQTIRVSVGNCLAESVETSHGDLDRQRSIAQEIGITSRLPMDSQAKYGAIASGHAALYMRLPWVENPYYRENIWDHAAGAIIVEEAGGRVSDMNGDPLNFSIAAQLIENRGIVASNRAIHEAVLNAIIQTNK, encoded by the coding sequence ATGCAGTACATTTACGAGGCTGAAATCGCGATCGCTGCCGCCAAACAAGCCGCTTCTCTGTGTGAATCCGTACGTCACTCTTTAGAATTCGCAAGCGTTGATAAACCCGATCGCTCTCCAGTGACGATCGCGGATTTCGCTGCCCAAGCCGTGATTTGTCATCAGTTAAAAAAGGCTTTTCCTGAAGATGCGATCGTGGCAGAAGAAAGCGCCGCTTTGCTGTACAAATCTCCTGCACAACTCGCGAAAGTCACTGAACTGGTGCAGGCTCTAATTTCTGATGCAACGCCTGAACAAGTGACGGCTTGGATTGATTTCGGTCAAGGCAAAGTGGAAGAGCGCTTTTGGACGCTTGATCCAATTGATGGAACGAAGGGATTTTTGAGAGGAGATCAATATGCGATCGCGATCGCCTTGATTGAATCTGGAGAAGTGAAACTTGGTGTGATGGCTTGTCCCGCGTTTAAAGAAGGTTGCTTATTTGTGGGGATTCGAGGACAAGGAACGCGAAGAATTTCACTCAAAACGGGTGAGTCTCAAACGATTCGCGTATCGGTAGGAAATTGTTTAGCTGAAAGTGTGGAGACGAGTCATGGCGATCTCGATCGACAGCGATCGATTGCTCAAGAAATTGGAATCACATCGCGGCTGCCGATGGATAGTCAAGCAAAATATGGCGCGATCGCATCCGGTCACGCTGCTCTTTATATGCGATTACCTTGGGTAGAGAATCCGTACTATCGAGAAAATATTTGGGATCATGCAGCGGGGGCAATCATTGTTGAGGAAGCGGGCGGACGGGTCAGTGATATGAATGGAGATCCGCTCAATTTCTCGATCGCTGCTCAACTTATTGAAAATCGCGGAATCGTAGCAAGCAATAGAGCGATTCACGAAGCAGTATTAAATGCGATTATTCAAACAAATAAATGA